The Rhododendron vialii isolate Sample 1 chromosome 6a, ASM3025357v1 genome includes a window with the following:
- the LOC131329637 gene encoding probable WRKY transcription factor 20 isoform X1 — MDFPHSLTSPPEHHRTTPSELPLRGSTADKTHLTDANGVFSGGGSSSAKYKLFSPAKLPISRSPCITIPPGLSPSSFLESPILLSNLKAEPSPTTGSFLNPQYMYCSGGIRGSSFIANCSNGDTADGRKFGAFEFRPQTRSDSVSGLQSVAPMISAGMNHQKSEQYECAQAQSQSQLFASFHNAKSEMASSSKEMNLPAPVPMFASRASVPAKVDCDEFSEGNTEVQKSQPEQKDIGPSVTAEKSSDDGYNWRKYGQKLVKGSEFPRSYYKCTNPNCEVKKIFERSHEGQITEIVYRGTHDHPKPQPSRRVSAGSILSIQEKNDTVPSLTTQEDKSAINAQISQNTDPNGNDELSPLGTNDDSVEGAVPQLNGTNDGDEDDPFSKRRKLDNGAIDVMLFKPIREPRVVVQTMSEVDILDDGYRWRKYGQKVVRGNPNPRSYYKCTNAGCQVRKHVERASHDPKAVITTYEGKHNHDVPTAKASTHEMAGPATVNGTSRVRSQESDSISLGLGVGISSVAENRSNETQQILDAERLQNQGNSVSSSFSFVPVNLVSSYYDAVNGGGYGGSRETPPLNHSSNPYQQNIERILLDP; from the exons ATGGACTTCCCTCACTCTCTCACCTCTCCACCTGAACACCACCGCACCACACCTTCGGAGCTTCCACTCCGCGGCTCCACTGCTGATAAAACTCACCTCACGGATGCGAATGGAGTTTTCTCCGGCGGCGGATCGAGCTCTGCCAAGTACAAGCTCTTCTCGCCGGCGAAGCTTCCCATTTCGAGATCCCCGTGCATCACGATCCCCCCTGGTCTCAGTCCGTCGTCGTTTCTCGAGTCCCCTATTCTCCTCTCCAACCTCAAG GCAGAGCCTTCTCCAACTACAGGTTCATTTTTGAACCCTCAATACATGTATTGTTCCGGTGGCATCCGTGGTTCCTCATTTATTGCAAATTGCTCCAATGGTGATACTGCTGATGGAAGAAAATTTGGAGCTTTTGAGTTTAGACCCCAAACTAGATCTGATTCTGTTTCTGGACTACAATCAGTGGCACCTATG ATCTCTGCAGGTATGAACCACCAGAAAAGTGAACAATATGAATGTGCTCAGGCTCAATCCCAGTCTCAATTATTTGCATCATTCCATAATGCCAAAAGTGAGATGGCATCTTCCTCGAAAGAGATGAATCTACCTGCACCTGTTCCTATGTTTGCTTCAAGAGCTTCTGTACCTGCTAAGGTTGATTGTGATGAATTCAGCGAGGGCAATACTGAGGTTCAAAAATCTCAACCTGAGCAAAAAGATATTGGGCCTTCTGTCACTGCTGAAAAGTCATCTGATGATGGATATAACTGGCGGAAATACGGGCAGAAACTTGTGAAAGGAAGTGAATTTCCACGAAGCTATTACAAATGCACGAATCCTAACTGTGAGGTCAAGAAGATTTTTGAACGCTCTCATGAGGGACAAATAACAGAGATTGTGTACAGGGGCACACACGATCATCCTAAACCTCAGCCTTCCCGTCGAGTTAGTGCTGGTTCTATTCTTTCCATCCAAGAGAAAAATGATACGGTTCCATCTTTGACCACTCAAGAAG ACAAATCTGCCATAAATGCCCAGATATCTCAGAACACTGACCCAAATGGCAATGACGAGCTATCTCCTCTTGGAACAAATGATGATAGTGTAGAGGGTGCAGTTCCTCAGTTGAACGGAACTAATGATGGTGATGAAGATGATCCTTTCTCAAAGCGGAG GAAGCTAGACAATGGTGCTATAGATGTCATGCTTTTTAAGCCCATTCGCGAACCACGTGTTGTGGTTCAAACAATGAGTGAAGTTGATATACTGGATGATGGGTATCGATGGCGTAAATATGGGCAGAAAGTGGTGAGAGGCAATCCTAATCCGAG GAGTTATTACAAGTGCACAAATGCTGGATGCCAAGTTAGGAAACATGTGGAAAGGGCATCCCACGATCCAAAAGCTGTTATAACTACATACGAGGGAAAACACAATCATGATGTACCGACTGCAAAGGCTAGTACCCATGAAATGGCAGGACCTGCAACTGTGAATGGAACATCAAGGGTTAGATCGCAAGAGAGCGATTCGATCAGTCTTGGTCTTGGAGTTGGGATTAGCTCTGTCGCTGAAAACAGATCCAATGAAACGCAACAAATACTGGATGCTGAACGCCTGCAAAACCAAGGCAACAGTGTCAGCTCCAGTTTTTCGTTTGTTCCAGTGAATCTGGTTTCCTCATACTATGATGCTGTAAATGGTGGTGGATACGGTGGATCTAGAGAGACTCCGCCTTTAAACCATTCTTCTAACCCGTATCAACAAAATATAGAACGGATACTTTTGGACCCATAA
- the LOC131329637 gene encoding probable WRKY transcription factor 20 isoform X2, whose translation MWACWNTAYAFFDDRQPSILSRAEPSPTTGSFLNPQYMYCSGGIRGSSFIANCSNGDTADGRKFGAFEFRPQTRSDSVSGLQSVAPMISAGMNHQKSEQYECAQAQSQSQLFASFHNAKSEMASSSKEMNLPAPVPMFASRASVPAKVDCDEFSEGNTEVQKSQPEQKDIGPSVTAEKSSDDGYNWRKYGQKLVKGSEFPRSYYKCTNPNCEVKKIFERSHEGQITEIVYRGTHDHPKPQPSRRVSAGSILSIQEKNDTVPSLTTQEDKSAINAQISQNTDPNGNDELSPLGTNDDSVEGAVPQLNGTNDGDEDDPFSKRRKLDNGAIDVMLFKPIREPRVVVQTMSEVDILDDGYRWRKYGQKVVRGNPNPRSYYKCTNAGCQVRKHVERASHDPKAVITTYEGKHNHDVPTAKASTHEMAGPATVNGTSRVRSQESDSISLGLGVGISSVAENRSNETQQILDAERLQNQGNSVSSSFSFVPVNLVSSYYDAVNGGGYGGSRETPPLNHSSNPYQQNIERILLDP comes from the exons ATGTGGGCTTGCTGGAATACAGCTTATGCCTTCTTTGACGACCGTCAACCATCAATTCTATCCAGA GCAGAGCCTTCTCCAACTACAGGTTCATTTTTGAACCCTCAATACATGTATTGTTCCGGTGGCATCCGTGGTTCCTCATTTATTGCAAATTGCTCCAATGGTGATACTGCTGATGGAAGAAAATTTGGAGCTTTTGAGTTTAGACCCCAAACTAGATCTGATTCTGTTTCTGGACTACAATCAGTGGCACCTATG ATCTCTGCAGGTATGAACCACCAGAAAAGTGAACAATATGAATGTGCTCAGGCTCAATCCCAGTCTCAATTATTTGCATCATTCCATAATGCCAAAAGTGAGATGGCATCTTCCTCGAAAGAGATGAATCTACCTGCACCTGTTCCTATGTTTGCTTCAAGAGCTTCTGTACCTGCTAAGGTTGATTGTGATGAATTCAGCGAGGGCAATACTGAGGTTCAAAAATCTCAACCTGAGCAAAAAGATATTGGGCCTTCTGTCACTGCTGAAAAGTCATCTGATGATGGATATAACTGGCGGAAATACGGGCAGAAACTTGTGAAAGGAAGTGAATTTCCACGAAGCTATTACAAATGCACGAATCCTAACTGTGAGGTCAAGAAGATTTTTGAACGCTCTCATGAGGGACAAATAACAGAGATTGTGTACAGGGGCACACACGATCATCCTAAACCTCAGCCTTCCCGTCGAGTTAGTGCTGGTTCTATTCTTTCCATCCAAGAGAAAAATGATACGGTTCCATCTTTGACCACTCAAGAAG ACAAATCTGCCATAAATGCCCAGATATCTCAGAACACTGACCCAAATGGCAATGACGAGCTATCTCCTCTTGGAACAAATGATGATAGTGTAGAGGGTGCAGTTCCTCAGTTGAACGGAACTAATGATGGTGATGAAGATGATCCTTTCTCAAAGCGGAG GAAGCTAGACAATGGTGCTATAGATGTCATGCTTTTTAAGCCCATTCGCGAACCACGTGTTGTGGTTCAAACAATGAGTGAAGTTGATATACTGGATGATGGGTATCGATGGCGTAAATATGGGCAGAAAGTGGTGAGAGGCAATCCTAATCCGAG GAGTTATTACAAGTGCACAAATGCTGGATGCCAAGTTAGGAAACATGTGGAAAGGGCATCCCACGATCCAAAAGCTGTTATAACTACATACGAGGGAAAACACAATCATGATGTACCGACTGCAAAGGCTAGTACCCATGAAATGGCAGGACCTGCAACTGTGAATGGAACATCAAGGGTTAGATCGCAAGAGAGCGATTCGATCAGTCTTGGTCTTGGAGTTGGGATTAGCTCTGTCGCTGAAAACAGATCCAATGAAACGCAACAAATACTGGATGCTGAACGCCTGCAAAACCAAGGCAACAGTGTCAGCTCCAGTTTTTCGTTTGTTCCAGTGAATCTGGTTTCCTCATACTATGATGCTGTAAATGGTGGTGGATACGGTGGATCTAGAGAGACTCCGCCTTTAAACCATTCTTCTAACCCGTATCAACAAAATATAGAACGGATACTTTTGGACCCATAA
- the LOC131329637 gene encoding probable WRKY transcription factor 20 isoform X3 has protein sequence MYCSGGIRGSSFIANCSNGDTADGRKFGAFEFRPQTRSDSVSGLQSVAPMISAGMNHQKSEQYECAQAQSQSQLFASFHNAKSEMASSSKEMNLPAPVPMFASRASVPAKVDCDEFSEGNTEVQKSQPEQKDIGPSVTAEKSSDDGYNWRKYGQKLVKGSEFPRSYYKCTNPNCEVKKIFERSHEGQITEIVYRGTHDHPKPQPSRRVSAGSILSIQEKNDTVPSLTTQEDKSAINAQISQNTDPNGNDELSPLGTNDDSVEGAVPQLNGTNDGDEDDPFSKRRKLDNGAIDVMLFKPIREPRVVVQTMSEVDILDDGYRWRKYGQKVVRGNPNPRSYYKCTNAGCQVRKHVERASHDPKAVITTYEGKHNHDVPTAKASTHEMAGPATVNGTSRVRSQESDSISLGLGVGISSVAENRSNETQQILDAERLQNQGNSVSSSFSFVPVNLVSSYYDAVNGGGYGGSRETPPLNHSSNPYQQNIERILLDP, from the exons ATGTATTGTTCCGGTGGCATCCGTGGTTCCTCATTTATTGCAAATTGCTCCAATGGTGATACTGCTGATGGAAGAAAATTTGGAGCTTTTGAGTTTAGACCCCAAACTAGATCTGATTCTGTTTCTGGACTACAATCAGTGGCACCTATG ATCTCTGCAGGTATGAACCACCAGAAAAGTGAACAATATGAATGTGCTCAGGCTCAATCCCAGTCTCAATTATTTGCATCATTCCATAATGCCAAAAGTGAGATGGCATCTTCCTCGAAAGAGATGAATCTACCTGCACCTGTTCCTATGTTTGCTTCAAGAGCTTCTGTACCTGCTAAGGTTGATTGTGATGAATTCAGCGAGGGCAATACTGAGGTTCAAAAATCTCAACCTGAGCAAAAAGATATTGGGCCTTCTGTCACTGCTGAAAAGTCATCTGATGATGGATATAACTGGCGGAAATACGGGCAGAAACTTGTGAAAGGAAGTGAATTTCCACGAAGCTATTACAAATGCACGAATCCTAACTGTGAGGTCAAGAAGATTTTTGAACGCTCTCATGAGGGACAAATAACAGAGATTGTGTACAGGGGCACACACGATCATCCTAAACCTCAGCCTTCCCGTCGAGTTAGTGCTGGTTCTATTCTTTCCATCCAAGAGAAAAATGATACGGTTCCATCTTTGACCACTCAAGAAG ACAAATCTGCCATAAATGCCCAGATATCTCAGAACACTGACCCAAATGGCAATGACGAGCTATCTCCTCTTGGAACAAATGATGATAGTGTAGAGGGTGCAGTTCCTCAGTTGAACGGAACTAATGATGGTGATGAAGATGATCCTTTCTCAAAGCGGAG GAAGCTAGACAATGGTGCTATAGATGTCATGCTTTTTAAGCCCATTCGCGAACCACGTGTTGTGGTTCAAACAATGAGTGAAGTTGATATACTGGATGATGGGTATCGATGGCGTAAATATGGGCAGAAAGTGGTGAGAGGCAATCCTAATCCGAG GAGTTATTACAAGTGCACAAATGCTGGATGCCAAGTTAGGAAACATGTGGAAAGGGCATCCCACGATCCAAAAGCTGTTATAACTACATACGAGGGAAAACACAATCATGATGTACCGACTGCAAAGGCTAGTACCCATGAAATGGCAGGACCTGCAACTGTGAATGGAACATCAAGGGTTAGATCGCAAGAGAGCGATTCGATCAGTCTTGGTCTTGGAGTTGGGATTAGCTCTGTCGCTGAAAACAGATCCAATGAAACGCAACAAATACTGGATGCTGAACGCCTGCAAAACCAAGGCAACAGTGTCAGCTCCAGTTTTTCGTTTGTTCCAGTGAATCTGGTTTCCTCATACTATGATGCTGTAAATGGTGGTGGATACGGTGGATCTAGAGAGACTCCGCCTTTAAACCATTCTTCTAACCCGTATCAACAAAATATAGAACGGATACTTTTGGACCCATAA
- the LOC131329639 gene encoding uncharacterized protein LOC131329639 — MNTDITASAKPEYPVIDRNPPFTKTVANFNTLDYLRLSTITGVSVTVGYLSGIKPNIRGPSMVTGGLIGLLGGFMYAYQNSAGRLMGFFPNEGEVARYKK; from the exons ATGAACACAGACATCACAGCATCGGCAAAGCCAGAGTACCCAGTAATAGATCGGAACCCTCCATTCACAAAGACGGTGGCCAACTTCAACACCCTAGATTACCTCCGCCTCTCCACCATCACCGGCGTTTCCGTCACCGTCGGCTACCTCTCTG GAATTAAACCAAATATTCGGGGTCCTTCAATGGTGACTGGGGGATTGATCGGGCTACTGGGGGGTTTCATGTACGCTTACCAGAACTCGGCTGGGAGGCTCATGGGTTTCTTTCCCAACGAGGGAGAGGTAGCTCGGTACAAGAAATAG